Proteins encoded together in one Luteimonas fraxinea window:
- a CDS encoding response regulator transcription factor gives MTLETSPDRAGADRPLCVALLEDDDVLRDRVLVPGLRRHGLDVRPLRTAAALAALLPQAPVDIVVLDIGLPDSDGFTVTQSLQAAHPGLGIVILSGRGEPPDRLRGLSGGADAYLVKPVEIDILAATIFSLARRLSRAPQVTEEGWQLQPDGWCLFAPNGQSMALTGSERHVLQTLWAQRDQLVTREAMLDAAPGRARDESGADPHRLDVLLHRLRRKVLDRTGLALPLDAVRGEGYVLRPGG, from the coding sequence ATGACCCTCGAAACATCGCCAGACCGTGCCGGCGCGGACCGACCCCTTTGCGTCGCCCTGCTCGAGGACGACGACGTCCTGCGCGATCGCGTGCTGGTGCCCGGGCTGCGCCGGCATGGTCTCGACGTGCGTCCGCTGCGCACCGCCGCCGCGCTCGCGGCGCTGTTGCCGCAGGCGCCGGTCGACATCGTGGTGCTCGACATCGGCCTGCCCGACAGCGACGGCTTCACCGTCACCCAGTCGCTGCAGGCCGCGCATCCGGGGCTGGGCATCGTGATCCTCAGTGGTCGCGGCGAGCCGCCCGACCGGCTGCGCGGCCTGAGCGGCGGCGCGGATGCCTATCTGGTCAAGCCGGTCGAGATCGACATCCTCGCCGCGACGATCTTCAGCCTTGCGCGGAGGCTGTCGCGCGCGCCGCAGGTGACCGAAGAGGGTTGGCAACTGCAGCCGGACGGCTGGTGCCTGTTCGCGCCGAACGGCCAGTCGATGGCGCTGACCGGGTCCGAGCGCCACGTGCTGCAGACGCTGTGGGCGCAGCGCGACCAGCTGGTCACGCGCGAGGCGATGCTCGACGCCGCGCCCGGTCGCGCCCGCGATGAAAGCGGCGCCGATCCGCACCGGCTCGACGTGCTGCTGCACCGCCTGCGGCGCAAGGTGCTCGACCGCACAGGTCTGGCGCTTCCGCTGGATGCGGTGCGCGGCGAAGGCTACGTGCTGCGCCCGGGCGGCTGA
- a CDS encoding sodium:solute symporter, which translates to MSLRAPTARRELACTPDTGITRMPNPFLRRLLQTATLLCLSLLAPLSVHAQSLTAVDGRTLPALPSPANVQALFVLDDQPLVLAADRAWVLAQDGNAWRPVAMPDALLGASIVSSASGAGRAFVLAGADGRVARPVALTWRGDTLVAQPLAALPEPLQQPQAAVLGDTLYVAGLAADGSARLVTLALTAAQDAATWRAMDVWPGGAAPVTLAAQRAGLYLTSADGHMRRWVADGGWSDRGRMPGAVQAGVARSIGQAHILYLVRSAPGAAADLRLFHTITDSWAALPATLAGNPRLATGWRNGLLWADGDGAQLRLHSETLRSGQHLLHWIDWLVIVVYLVAMLGIGGYFYLRGQKGSEAEFFMGGRSIPFWAAGVSLYATNTSSISFIAIPAKAYETNWQYLTNNLVAVLGLMFVAVWIVPLLRRLDLMSVFSYLETRFHPAIRMLASALAILMQIGSRLSVILFLPALAIATITGIDVVWSIMIMGGFTIIYTVMGGMRAVVWTDFVQVFVKMGGAVFAIIFILMSLGSDLDAVREAVAVQEKTKLLDFSFDLTKATVWGFIFLVVFDVVLTFPKDQVLMQRSLATKSDKEAGRSIWVFAAIMIPGGFVFYSIGTALWMYYRQNPERLDPLLPIDATFPLFIAAELPVGVTGLIIAGIFAAAMSTLSSIINSVATLLSVDFYDRLAKAPTERGSVRFAEWMTVVVGLIGMALALLLSRFDIHSLFDVSIELAGLLGGGFAGAYTLGMFTRRANSQGVAIGIGAAIVLTTLAWSFDLVHPYFYLGISIMLCIVIGYLASLLFPPTQRLLEGLTIHDRKPALEAT; encoded by the coding sequence ATGAGTCTTCGCGCCCCGACCGCACGCCGCGAACTCGCGTGCACGCCCGATACCGGAATCACCCGCATGCCGAACCCGTTCCTGCGCCGTCTGCTGCAGACCGCGACCCTGCTGTGCCTGTCGCTGCTCGCGCCGCTGTCCGTGCACGCGCAAAGCCTGACGGCCGTCGACGGTCGCACGCTGCCCGCGCTGCCGTCTCCAGCGAACGTGCAGGCGCTGTTCGTGCTCGACGACCAGCCGCTGGTGCTCGCCGCCGATCGCGCCTGGGTGCTCGCGCAGGATGGCAATGCGTGGCGTCCGGTCGCGATGCCCGACGCACTGCTGGGTGCGTCGATCGTGTCGAGCGCCAGCGGCGCCGGTCGTGCGTTCGTGCTGGCGGGCGCCGATGGACGCGTCGCGCGCCCGGTCGCACTCACGTGGCGCGGTGACACGCTGGTGGCGCAGCCGTTAGCCGCGTTGCCCGAACCGTTGCAGCAGCCGCAGGCTGCAGTGCTCGGCGACACGCTCTATGTCGCCGGCCTTGCCGCCGACGGCAGTGCGCGCCTCGTGACGCTCGCGCTGACTGCGGCGCAGGACGCTGCGACCTGGCGCGCGATGGATGTCTGGCCCGGCGGCGCTGCGCCGGTGACCCTGGCCGCGCAACGCGCGGGTCTGTATCTGACCAGCGCCGATGGACACATGCGCCGCTGGGTCGCCGATGGCGGCTGGAGCGATCGCGGTCGCATGCCGGGCGCGGTGCAGGCGGGCGTCGCCCGGTCCATCGGCCAGGCGCACATCCTGTATCTGGTGCGCAGCGCGCCGGGCGCGGCGGCGGACCTGCGGCTGTTCCACACGATCACCGATTCCTGGGCAGCGCTGCCCGCGACGCTCGCGGGCAATCCGCGTCTGGCCACCGGCTGGCGCAACGGCCTGCTGTGGGCAGACGGCGACGGCGCGCAGCTGCGCCTGCACAGCGAAACCCTGCGTTCGGGCCAGCATCTGCTGCACTGGATCGACTGGCTGGTGATCGTGGTCTATCTGGTCGCGATGCTCGGCATCGGCGGCTATTTCTATCTGCGCGGCCAGAAGGGATCGGAAGCGGAGTTCTTCATGGGCGGCCGCAGCATTCCGTTCTGGGCGGCGGGCGTGAGCCTCTACGCGACCAACACCAGTTCGATCAGCTTCATCGCGATTCCCGCCAAGGCCTACGAGACCAACTGGCAGTACCTGACCAACAATCTGGTCGCGGTGCTGGGCCTGATGTTCGTCGCGGTGTGGATCGTGCCGCTGCTGCGCCGGCTGGATCTGATGTCGGTGTTCTCGTATCTGGAAACGCGCTTCCATCCCGCGATCCGCATGCTCGCCAGCGCGCTGGCGATCCTGATGCAGATCGGCAGCCGGCTCAGCGTGATCCTGTTCCTGCCCGCGCTGGCGATCGCGACGATTACCGGAATCGATGTGGTGTGGAGCATCATGATCATGGGCGGCTTCACCATCATCTACACCGTGATGGGTGGCATGCGCGCGGTGGTGTGGACCGACTTCGTGCAGGTGTTCGTGAAGATGGGCGGCGCGGTGTTCGCGATCATCTTCATCCTGATGTCGCTGGGCAGCGATCTCGACGCGGTGCGCGAAGCGGTCGCCGTGCAGGAGAAGACCAAGCTGCTCGATTTCAGTTTCGATCTGACCAAGGCGACCGTCTGGGGCTTCATTTTCCTCGTCGTGTTCGACGTCGTGCTGACGTTCCCGAAGGACCAGGTGCTGATGCAGCGTTCGCTGGCGACCAAGTCCGACAAGGAAGCCGGCCGCTCGATCTGGGTGTTCGCCGCGATCATGATTCCCGGCGGCTTCGTGTTCTATTCCATCGGCACCGCGCTGTGGATGTACTACCGGCAGAATCCCGAGCGGCTCGATCCGCTGCTGCCGATCGATGCGACCTTCCCGCTCTTCATCGCCGCCGAACTGCCGGTCGGCGTGACCGGCCTGATCATCGCCGGTATCTTCGCCGCGGCGATGTCGACGCTGTCGAGCATCATCAACAGTGTCGCGACATTGCTGTCGGTGGACTTCTACGACCGACTCGCGAAAGCGCCGACCGAGCGCGGCAGCGTGCGCTTCGCCGAATGGATGACCGTCGTCGTCGGCCTGATCGGCATGGCGCTGGCGCTGCTGCTGTCGCGCTTCGACATCCATTCGCTGTTCGACGTGTCGATCGAGCTGGCCGGCCTGCTCGGCGGTGGTTTCGCCGGCGCCTACACGCTGGGCATGTTCACCCGGCGCGCGAACTCGCAGGGCGTGGCGATCGGCATCGGTGCCGCGATCGTGCTCACCACCCTGGCGTGGTCGTTCGACCTGGTGCACCCGTACTTCTATCTCGGCATCTCGATCATGTTGTGCATCGTGATCGGCTATCTGGCGAGCCTGCTGTTCCCGCCGACGCAGCGCTTGCTCGAAGGCCTGACCATCCACGACCGCAAGCCGGCGCTCGAAGCTACCTGA
- a CDS encoding LysR family transcriptional regulator has translation MDTQFLYTFVNVVDRGSMAAAARFLNITPAAVAQQIRTLERELGVGLIARAGRTVCVTEEGARILQRTRDLLRDVSDLRSVANDRAVAGELRLGACPTALAGMLPDVLARMVTTLPQINVFIKPGYSAELYTEVEQGNLDAAIVLQAPFALPKTCNWEVLREEPLVVLAPQHMTHRDPHELLSSEPLIRYDRHQWGGRQADDYLRRVGITPRERFELNALNAIAVMVDRGLGVSLVPDWAQPWPAGVRLARIPLPEPAEPRRIGIVWSNASVRSRLVTALREECRATARRHVDEAAMRE, from the coding sequence TTGGACACCCAGTTCCTCTACACCTTCGTCAACGTCGTCGACCGTGGCTCGATGGCCGCCGCGGCCCGTTTCCTCAACATCACGCCGGCGGCGGTCGCCCAGCAGATCCGCACGCTGGAGCGCGAACTCGGCGTCGGCCTGATCGCGCGCGCCGGGCGCACCGTCTGCGTGACCGAGGAAGGCGCGCGCATCCTGCAGCGCACGCGCGACCTGCTGCGCGATGTGTCCGACCTCCGCAGCGTCGCCAATGACCGCGCAGTCGCCGGCGAACTGCGCCTGGGCGCCTGCCCGACCGCGCTGGCCGGCATGCTGCCCGACGTGCTCGCGCGCATGGTCACCACGCTGCCGCAGATCAACGTCTTCATCAAACCCGGCTATTCGGCCGAGCTCTACACCGAAGTGGAGCAGGGCAACCTCGACGCGGCGATCGTGCTGCAGGCGCCGTTCGCGCTGCCCAAGACCTGCAACTGGGAAGTGCTGCGCGAGGAGCCGCTGGTGGTGCTGGCGCCGCAGCACATGACGCATCGCGATCCGCATGAGCTGCTGTCGAGCGAACCGCTGATCCGTTACGACCGCCACCAGTGGGGCGGCCGCCAGGCCGACGATTACCTGCGCCGCGTCGGCATCACCCCGCGCGAGCGCTTCGAACTCAATGCGCTCAACGCGATCGCGGTGATGGTCGATCGCGGTCTCGGCGTGTCACTGGTGCCCGACTGGGCGCAGCCTTGGCCGGCCGGTGTGCGGCTCGCGCGCATTCCGTTGCCGGAGCCTGCGGAGCCACGTCGCATCGGCATCGTCTGGTCGAATGCCAGCGTACGCAGTCGTCTCGTGACGGCCCTGCGCGAGGAGTGCCGCGCGACCGCGCGTCGCCATGTCGACGAGGCCGCAATGCGCGAGTGA
- a CDS encoding HpcH/HpaI aldolase/citrate lyase family protein, whose amino-acid sequence MRSKLFVPGVRPDLFGKAWKGQADAVSFDLEDAVADARKAEARANVAAFLQAQTRGAGAPLAIVRTNAPDSPEYDADLAAVLPAAPDLINLPKTDSADDVRAAVARIEAQEAALGIAPSVGLLLNIETPRALRNAAAIATAHPRVAGLQLGLGDLFEPGGIHRVPAHVQAVMLQVALAAAEAGVFACDGAWADLADDAGFEREAQLARQLGFVGKSCIHPRQVPLAHAVFAVDADELARAHRIVNGAADARREGRAVCVVDGRMIDAPYLRRAERVLAHASRDARARDASPT is encoded by the coding sequence ATGCGCAGCAAATTGTTCGTGCCGGGCGTGCGCCCGGACCTGTTCGGCAAGGCCTGGAAGGGCCAGGCCGATGCGGTCTCGTTCGATCTCGAGGACGCCGTCGCCGACGCGCGCAAGGCCGAAGCGCGCGCCAACGTCGCCGCATTCCTGCAGGCGCAGACGCGCGGCGCGGGCGCGCCGTTGGCGATCGTGCGCACCAATGCGCCGGACTCGCCCGAATACGACGCCGACCTCGCCGCCGTGTTGCCAGCCGCGCCCGACCTGATCAATCTGCCCAAGACCGACAGCGCCGACGACGTGCGCGCGGCGGTCGCGCGGATCGAAGCGCAGGAAGCCGCGCTCGGCATCGCGCCATCGGTCGGACTGCTGCTCAACATCGAAACCCCGCGTGCGCTGCGCAATGCCGCGGCCATCGCCACCGCGCATCCGCGCGTGGCCGGTCTGCAGCTGGGACTCGGCGATCTGTTCGAACCCGGCGGCATCCACCGTGTGCCGGCGCACGTGCAGGCGGTGATGCTGCAGGTCGCACTGGCTGCCGCGGAAGCCGGCGTGTTCGCCTGCGATGGTGCCTGGGCCGACCTCGCCGACGATGCCGGCTTCGAACGCGAGGCGCAGCTCGCGCGGCAGCTGGGCTTCGTCGGCAAGAGCTGCATCCATCCGCGCCAGGTGCCGCTGGCGCACGCGGTCTTCGCCGTCGATGCCGACGAGCTGGCCCGCGCCCATCGCATCGTCAACGGCGCCGCCGATGCACGCCGCGAAGGACGCGCGGTCTGCGTCGTCGACGGTCGCATGATCGATGCGCCCTATCTGCGTCGCGCCGAACGCGTCCTGGCCCACGCCAGTCGTGATGCGCGTGCCCGCGATGCATCGCCGACATGA